AGCGTTGGATCAGCTCCTTCTCAATCCAGAGGTGCTTCGGGTGCGTTATCCCTCAAAAAGAGTAATTTCAGTGTAAAATTAATCTCAGGGGTGGATCTTCAAGGAAAACGGGTTTAACAAAATGGCCTGAAAAGTTCGCAACTATTTCAGAAATATTGCAAGAGGAAGCGGATGGACAATATCACTATTACCGACCATTGTTGCAAGCTGCATTCAAGGGTGATTGGGAATCTGCTAAAAGATTCTTCGAACGAGATTCTGCTTCGAAGATGGCCAAAATAACAAGCAAATCACAAACAGTGCTTCACTTGGCCACTCTGAGTGCACAAGACCAATTTGTGGAGAACCTGATTAAGCTCTTGTCTCCGTATCCGGAAGTGCTTGAAACGGTTGATTGTAATGGCCGCACAGCTCTCCACAATTCTGTCCTGTGTGGGAGAATCAGGATGGTGGAGGCACTAGTTAGAAGTAATCCTAATTTGACGCAACTTGCAGATAATGAAGGACGGGTTCCTTTGGGAATATCTGCTAAAGAAGCTTCTATGCATAAGGAGATTACCTGGTTCCTGGCAAAAAGTACGACAGACAATGGGCCAAGTCAGCCCTTTAGCAGTCAATCTGCCATTGATACCATTTTAGATCTCACCCACTCTGGCCACCATGGTAAGATCACCATTGCTCTTTATCTTAATACCATCTAGTTTGTATTTTTCCTCCTTCATTCTAGacttgatttatttttctgatcAACTTTGCTGGTAAATTCGGACAGATATCACCCTTTATCTAGTCAAGAAATACCCTCACTTAATTTCCATGAGAAGCACAACTCACAACATATCTATACTGGACATGTTGGCGAGGATGGAGTCTCACTTTCCCAGTGGAACCAGGCTGAGTGTCTTGGAAGCATTGATATACAAATGTCCGTACTTTCTGCACTCGCATCCCTTCATTACTAATTGGCTGATCACCTGCACTTTTGTCTCTGAATTGAAGGTATTCCGGTGGACTTGAACTACGAACCAACAAATAAAAGTTCGGATCCGGGTGGGTATGCATTTTGCTATCGGGCATTATCTTAGGACCTTTCATGATTTTGAACTTTAAGTCAATTTTCTTACATTGATTCCCTCCATATTAGCAAAAGAAACTGGAAATGATTGTTTCTGCATAGGATATATTCTGGTTCCTTGACCTAGTTTTCCTTGCATAATGGCCTGAAATCACACTGCTTTATGGATCGGGTATTTCCTGTGAACAACATCTGATTCAATCAAGTAGATAAGTATCGTACAACTTAATTGATTGGACAAAGTAACAAGCGAATTACGAGGtcttatacacacacacatatatatacatacatagtAACCCGGTTTTTCTTTGCAACTTGACTGTAGCGCTTCAATGTCTCACAAGGTCAATTTGGAATGCCGCCAAAATTGTAGGTACGCATCCATTTTATCAAGATACCATCTCTACTCAgtccctctctctccaactAATAGTCTTTGGCTTATTTGTTGTGGACTtcttttataagtaaaaaaagGCTCCTACTTAGTCCTTTGccataatttggaaaaagaactCTTGGTAGCCCTACTTCCTGTGTGAAAAGAAAACTGTGACATTCGTGATTGGATGAGCTTTTGACAAGCGTGTTTGAAGTTGGTTTTGTACTTGAAATTTTCCACGTATAAAAAAAACAGTGAATGTGTAAATTATTATGTACCAATTCTGGACACGGTCAATGTATCTAataaaaatcattcaaaaagtaatttaaaCTGAAACAAAGTTATATAATATTTTAtgtgttgatatttttatattttgaaagatttcaCATATTCACCAAATTCCAATTGCATCCCAGAATTTCACCCTAGGTGTCATATCCTAGACCAACAAGCTGTTCGTTAGATATAACAAAGGAGCTTTCTCCTCTTTTTATAATCGTATATCTCAGATTCGATAGAAACACTCTAAAAAATTACATCCTAAATACATCAGGCTGATGTGGGAGGATGTGCTCTTAAGATTACACAAGACGCTGGACCACTTACTAAAAAAGATCCCAAAACTTATTCACAACCTTTGCACCCGAAATACACTTTACCCTTGTCCCTAATTCTTCCATTTTtgtcaaagaacaaaaagggaACCGAAGTGTAGTGTCGTTGCGTGTGCTTATCATATTAAAAAGTTATTTTACAGTGGAGTCAAGTCAACTCTACTCACTATGTCATTTGGGTGTAACAAGTGAACTCCAACGTCACATACCATTATGTGACCTGATGTGgaagttttgattttgttcgAGATGTAaatttttagcaaaatttttttgctcTTGTGCTGAGCATAAATGACAATACAATGGATTGTACGGttgatatgatatttttattacTAGCTGCTATGCATATGAATAATCTCATATATGCAAAGACTACTGTGACATCTAAGCCTTGTTTGAAATTCAAGGAAGACCACTTTCTTCGCCCTCTAATCACTTCTACTCTCTTCATATCCAACTATTTATTTTCATCCAGACATGATATAAACGTTTTCTTGGcaaatgccaaaaaagatttcacaaccttttttattttatttttttgtactttgCATCAGCAATTACTAAAACTCACACTTTGCATTAGAGGACAAAATCCCAAGGAAGAGAAAGATCAAAATAGCTTTtctaaaagagtaaaaaaaattagaaagaatgaGATCGTTTTCCCAATCACCCACCACTACCAGCCCAACCTCCAAATGTGGAAAATACGACTACTAGAACACTGTTGTGTGTGATAACAAAATTGGGATGCAAAGCTGGACTACCctattttttaaagtaaaatccAATCGCCAcctctgttttttgttttcattttttctttaacatTCTGTAGTTCCCATAATCAAGAGGACTCATGAGGTGAAGCTGGGACACATGGTAACGATTGAGTTGGCAAAACAAGTTTGCATTGCGTTCTCCCGTAGTAGAACTACCGAGATCACTAATTTTTTAGTACAAGGAGATACGTTGGGTGAAGCTACAGCTAGGGGAATCACTGAAATCATGAAGCTATGTATTCAATTTTTCCCGGAGGATATTTGGCTGTCGCCCGATGATAATAGGTTGGCAATACATATTTTGACGGCTGTGCACTATCGCCAAGAAAGAATTGTCAGACTCTTTTTGAAGGAAACCTCAACCAATCAGTTGTCATTTGTTCGAGCACCATTGGAACTATCGGGGGTGATAATGGAAGAAGCAACACAGTATCAGCATGCAGCAGCAGAGTACTACTCTAGTTTCAATGTTGTAACTAACGTGGCGGGCGCCGCTTTTCAAATGCAGAGAGAACTCCAATGGTACAAGGTAAATATCTTTCCTTTCATATATTTAACAACCGCGCATAATGATAATTCTCATAAGACCACGCTATTTTCATTCCTATTTTGGTTAAggagctcctttttttttcattaatttatggGTTAATATCAGAAAAAACCCTAAATAGgtatacatgtaacaaatttatccgaaACTATTATTTTGAGCACAAAtaacttcaaactggtacacctgtgataaatttaccccaaactagtgcacttatgataaatttaccctttgttagtttctgttaaattttacaatcaaattgctgagtttaATGATATATGACAATTGCTGGGTGTACATgattggggtttttaccctatGGTTGTCATATTTGatgtttttcgtagtattaaccaaatttaatagaaactaacaAAGGGTACATTTGTTACAAGTATAACAATTTGCCtgttttttggataaaaaatctGCAGCAAATTTGTCATGGGTGTattaatttaggatattttatgttaaaaaatagtttgggataaatttgtcacgaatgcaccagtttggaattttttgtgataaaaagaaaatagtttggagtaaatttatcactcgtgtgcaaatttagggtttttcgtggtatttatCCTTAATTTAGCagaataattaaaagttttagaattgatTTAGCcatcgtacaataggtttaggttttttggacaattttctccatatttttttcataaattcttCTAGAAGACTCCAAATTTCACTAAACATGATTCATTAGTAAGTAAAAACATAGTGCTTTTCATGTGTGTATTATTCAACTAATTTGAAGCACAAAGCCATCAAGCTCCGAAGTGAGTGACCTTTGAAATTGTGCCAGCAATGATGGACTTGACCTCGAAACAATTTCGCATCAAGTGTTGGATAA
This genomic interval from Rhodamnia argentea isolate NSW1041297 chromosome 4, ASM2092103v1, whole genome shotgun sequence contains the following:
- the LOC125314758 gene encoding uncharacterized protein LOC125314758, with protein sequence MAKITSKSQTVLHLATLSAQDQFVENLIKLLSPYPEVLETVDCNGRTALHNSVLCGRIRMVEALVRSNPNLTQLADNEGRVPLGISAKEASMHKEITWFLAKSTTDNGPSQPFSSQSAIDTILDLTHSGHHDITLYLVKKYPHLISMRSTTHNISILDMLARMESHFPSGTRLSVLEALIYKCIPVDLNYEPTNKSSDPALQCLTRSIWNAAKIVVPIIKRTHEVKLGHMVTIELAKQVCIAFSRSRTTEITNFLVQGDTLGEATARGITEIMKLCIQFFPEDIWLSPDDNRLAIHILTAVHYRQERIVRLFLKETSTNQLSFVRAPLELSGVIMEEATQYQHAAAEYYSSFNVVTNVAGAAFQMQRELQWYKAVESRSTRYPALGYFGGKTFWARFVEEHQDLLKSGEKWMKDTANSCMLVSTLIATVLFAAAFTVPGGNDDKTGVPVLLGRDSVLVFAISDALGLFSSVMAILLFLAILTSRYEAQDFLYLLPKKIIMGLCFLFLSLAFMLVAFTATLTIVLDKRMEWVLIPITLLASFPVALFVGLQLPLLLQMVKSTYGPSIFRPEAIWDGVKYTEQDR